The Apis mellifera strain DH4 linkage group LG8, Amel_HAv3.1, whole genome shotgun sequence genome contains a region encoding:
- the LOC726819 gene encoding ATP-dependent RNA helicase DDX51 produces the protein MSLFVINRYEGEKKETKNEQNQLSELLKRIEERKQERAAKNNNEIKKNNSQNPQELNHKKKKKKTKNFNEAYIENIKLNENSIINDNEQKRENLDQDHKKKKKKRKNIHNEENDEKNDQDSSKISNNSINEIQEEISEQQTNFIVLGEKSRHKNYEVKRILPEWLTNPRIISVDLDSGPSLEELHSILDLKLIEVLRTNGINKLFPVQASMISWLLKCNEDRQQKWWLRDTCVSAPTGSGKTLAYVLPIIQILQSRLVPKVRCLVVVPVQELATQVYKVFVTYTSHTNLKVGLLSGASIFHEEQKNILKESARGEYISIVDIIIATPGRLIDHILKTPGFSLNDLQFLVIDEADKAADWLEYLPDPHYRRPRLTLLNLHSCEIPAQKLLFSATLSQDPEKLNRLGLFQPILFTSVLTDKDDDVNLDKEVGDFIGRYTSPKELKEQAIECATEYKPAALYHIIINNDIIPKTLIFTNSGKTTHRLTILLQSFLSEKNIIVGELSAQLVSKEREKILNKFINGKIQILICSDALARGVDIPDVQLVVSYDLPKHINGYIHRAGRTGRAGKSGTAISILTSKQVGIFKHMLNNAHKVVPNIDKLDLSSTINEIDYSNHIDKLKHVLEIEKQNNLERIKTVKRTHLINSK, from the exons ATgagtttatttgtaataaatag atatgagggtgaaaaaaaggaaacgaaaaatgAACAGAATCAATTAagtgaattattgaaaagaatagaAGAACGTAAACAAGAGAGAGctgctaaaaataataatgaaataaaaaagaataattctcaAAATCCACAAGAATTgaatcataaaaagaaaaagaaaaaaacaaaaaattttaatgaagcttacatagaaaatattaaattgaatgaaaattctataataaatgataatgaacaaaaaagagaaaatttagatcaagatcataaaaaaaagaaaaaaaagagaaaaaatattcataacgaAGAAAATGATGAGAAAAATGATCAAGATAGtagtaaaatatctaataattcaataaatgaaatacaagaagaaatatctgaacaacaaacaaattttatagttttggGTGAAAAAAGTagacataaaaattatgaagttAAGAGGATACTACCAGAATGGTTAACTAATCCAAGAATCATATCTGTTGATTTAGATAGTGGTCCAAGTTTAGAAGAATTGCATTCAATTTTAGATCTTAAACTTATTGAAGTTTTGAGGACTAatggtattaataaattatttccagtTCAAGCTAGTATGATATCTTGgctattaaaatgtaatgaaGATAGACAACAAAAATGGTGGTTAAGGGATACATGTGTATCTGCTCCTACAGGCAGtg gtaAAACTTTGGCATATGTTCTaccaattattcaaatattacaatCTCGATTAGTTCCAAAAGTACGTTGTTTAGTTGTTGTACCAGTTCAAGAATTAGCTACACAAgtttataaagtttttgttACGTATACATcacatacaaatttaaaagttgGTTTGCTTTCTGGTGCATCAATATTTCatgaagaacaaaaaaatattctgaaagaAA gTGCTAGAGgggaatatatatctattgtagatataataattgctaCACCTGGACGGTTAAtagatcatatattaaaaacaccAGGATTTTCTTTGAATGATCTTCAATTTCTTGTTATTGATGAAGCAGATAAAGCTGCAGATTGGTTAGAATATCTTCCTGATCCTCATTATCGAAGACCGCGATTAACACTTCTTAATTTACATTCCTG cgaAATTCCagcacaaaaattattattcagtgCAACATTATCACAAGatcctgaaaaattaaatcgccTTGGACTTTTTCAaccaatattatttacatctgTTTTGACAGATAAAGATGATGATgtaaatttagataaagaaGTAGGTGATTTCATAGGTCGTTATACAAGTcctaaagaattaaaagaacaaGCAATAGAATGTGCAACTGAGTATAAACCAGCAgctttatatcatataataatcaataatgatataatacctaaaacattaatatttacaaactcTGGAAAAACTACTCATAGATTAACAATCCTACTTCAGTCgtttttatctgaaaaaaatataatagttggAGAACTTTCTGCCCAACTTGTGTCAAAAGAACGggaaaaaatacttaataaatttataaatggaaaGATTCAAAT acttATATGTTCAGATGCATTAGCAAGAGGAGTAGATATTCCAGATGTACAATTGGTTGTATCATATGATCTTCCTAAACATATAAATGGTTATATTCATAGAGCAGGAAGAACAGGACGTGCAGGTAAATCTGGTACTGCAATATCTATATTAACATCGAAACAAGTTGGAATATTTAAGCACATGTTGAATAATGCTCATAAAGTTGTaccaaatattgataaattggaTTTAAGTTCtactataaatgaaattgattattcaaatcatattgataaattaaaacatgttcttgaaatagaaaaacaaaataatttagaacgtataaaaactgtaaaaagaactcatttaataaattcaaaataa